A section of the Virgibacillus sp. NKC19-3 genome encodes:
- a CDS encoding SprT family protein, protein MDLLNEKELYQLVHKLSVDHFKKAFTHDVAFNYRLRTTGGRYIPTKKLIELNPKYVVEMDENEFIGIIKHELCHYHLHIEGKGYKHGDKDFKKLLRETGSPRHCTPLPSQKREYKYTYLCLKCKQEYKRMRRVDVKKYKCGKCGGKLQALK, encoded by the coding sequence ATGGATCTATTAAATGAAAAAGAGCTTTATCAATTGGTTCATAAACTATCCGTGGATCATTTTAAAAAAGCTTTTACACATGACGTGGCATTTAACTATCGCCTTCGGACAACAGGCGGAAGATATATTCCGACTAAAAAACTTATCGAACTAAACCCAAAATATGTTGTTGAGATGGATGAAAATGAGTTTATTGGTATTATTAAGCATGAATTATGTCATTATCATCTTCATATAGAAGGAAAAGGTTACAAGCATGGTGATAAGGATTTCAAGAAATTATTAAGGGAAACTGGATCTCCCAGGCATTGCACCCCGCTACCATCCCAAAAAAGGGAATATAAGTATACATATCTTTGTCTGAAATGTAAGCAGGAATATAAAAGAATGCGGCGTGTTGATGTGAAAAAGTATAAATGCGGTAAATGCGGAGGTAAGTTGCAAGCACTAAAATAG